One Oryza glaberrima chromosome 11, OglaRS2, whole genome shotgun sequence genomic region harbors:
- the LOC127755231 gene encoding myosin-3-like, with protein sequence MTSSTLSSALSSMEVMLDALMQRGVGKPEEKPKEEAPPALPTRPTVRGRPPSLQRPGSPPPWVHRSPSLPPMLEVDEKLAVNSELERRATVAEEAVKQKDDVVRQKDEEIAALRKQVEHYESRLSECEARMKSVEEELRKQITTMQIAQNNAGRTGESTTRTHHRQELSGTSGAPAQSSGRREEEASVTRQQARGRESNVAAVVDERKTDAVSRLATELRQESEAFEHRARAVTEAGPPTAKSVDELKKLKRQFGTWKKEYGARLRKTKAELKKLVRSERGGHGNRRRCCSWKIKLPKCRFPKCCAFKLPSPSSCCSCSCFRRCC encoded by the exons ATGACATCGTCGACGCTGTCTTCAGCGCTGAGCTCCATGGAGGTGATGCTGGATGCGCTCATGCAGAGAGGAGTAGGAAAGCCGGAGGAAAAGCCCAAGGAGGAGGCGCCTCCAGCGCTGCCCACACGCCCCACGGTGAGGGGCAGGCCGCCATCTCTGCAGAGGCCTGGTTCCCCTCCCCCTTGGGTTCACCGGTCACCATCGTTACCGCCTATGCTG GAAGTGGACGAGAAACTTGCGGTCAATTCGGAGCTGGAAAGAAGGGCCACGGTGGCGGAAGAGGCGGTAAAGCAGAAGGACGACGTGGTGAGGCAGAAAGATGAGGAGATAGCCGCGCTGAGGAAACAGGTTGAGCACTACGAATCCCGGCTCTCGGAATGCGAGGCGAGGATGAAATCCGTGGAGGAGGAGCTGCGGAAACAGATCACCACGATGCAG ATCGCTCAGAACAACGCTGGAAGAACCGGTGAATCGACGACAAGGACGCACCACAGGCAGGAACTATCAGGCACTAGTGGTGCTCCTGCTCAGTCGTCAGGGAGGCGAGAGGAGGAAGCATCGGTGACGCGGCAACAGGCTCGTGGCCGCGAATCGAACGTTGCTGCAGTCGTCGACGAAAGGAAAACCGATGCCGTGAGCCGCTTGGCCACGGAGCTCCGGCAGGAGAGCGAGGCGTTCGAGCACCGCGCGCGTGCGGTGACCGAAGCGGGACCGCCGACTGCCAAGTCGGTCGACGAGCTCAAGAAGCTGAAGCGGCAGTTCGGGACGTGGAAGAAGGAATACGGGGCCCGTCTGCGTAAGACCAAGGCCGAGCTGAAGAAGCTCGTCCGCTCGGAGAGGGGTGGCCACGGGAACCGCCGCAGGTGCTGCTCGTGGAAGATCAAGCTGCCGAAGTGCAGGTTTCCCAAGTGCTGCGCGTTCAAGCTTCCAAGCCCTTCCTCTTGCTGTTCCTGCAGTTgcttccgccgctgctgctaG